Sequence from the Dehalococcoidia bacterium genome:
CTCCTACGTATCGAGGCCAGGCGACGCCTCAAGGGCTTCGAGCTAGACGTCCACCTCGTCAGCGACCGGGGTCGCACCGTGATCTTCGGGCCCTCCGGCAGTGGTAAGAGCATGACGCTACGCGCCATCGCGGGGGTCGAGAGGCTCGACGCCGGCGTGATCGAGGTCTGCGGGAGCACGCTCTTCGACAGTGCGCGCGGCATCGACCTGGCGCCACGCGCGCGGCGTGTCGGTTATGTGCCCCAGGGTTATGCCCTCTTCCCGCACATGACGGTGGAGGAGAACATCCTCTACGGCGCGCCGGAACGCGGGGCGGCCGGGCTCGCACCGAGAGCCCTCCTCGAACTCACGGGCCTCTCCGGACTGGAGAAACGGCGTCCCCGGGAGCTGTCCGGAGGGCAGCAGCAGAGAGTTGCCCTTGCCCGGGCGCTGGCCAGCGAGCCGATGCTGCTCCTGCTCGATGAGCCCTTCAGCGCGCTCGACGTGGCGCTTCGCCGCCAGTTACGGGACGAGGTGATCGACCTGCAACGGCGCACCCACACCCCGCTGCTGGCCGTCACCCACGACCTACAGGACGCCTTCGAGCTGGGCGAGAGGATCGTGGTGATCTCGCAAGGAAGAGTGCTTCAGCAAGGCTCTCGCGAGGACCTGTTCTACCGGCCTGTGTCGAAAGAGGTCGCCAGGCTGGTGGGCATGCGCAACCTCCTGGAGGCGCGCGTGGTCGGCCCGTGCCCTGGAGGCATCGTGGTCGACTGGCACGGCCACCGGCTGGAAGCGGAGACGCCGGAGCGTCTCGCCGCGGGCGAAAGGGTCACGCTTTCGGTGCGGCCCAGCCAGGTGATGGTGCGGCGCGAAGAAGACGCCGAAGGCAGGCACCGCAACACCATCGAAGGACGCCTCGTCGAGGAGGTCGTGACTCCCGAGGGGTACCGGCTGAAGTTCCAGCCGTCTGGCAGCGGCGAGAGCATCGAGATCGAGCTTTCGGGCTACACGTATTTCCGCCTGGGCCTCGACCGCCGCAAGGAGATCGAGGTCTCCATCCGGCCCGATGCCCTGCACGTAATCGCGGGCTGAGCGGCAGCGGCGCACTGCATCAGCTAATCTGGGCTGGCGGACATGCCGGGGCCTGTTGCCGCCGAGGCCCGAAGTCGATGCAGGAGCAGCAAGAAACCACTGCCGCGCCCTTCGTGCCGCCAACGGGCGACCTCGGCGAACTGCGGGCGGCGGCGGCAGGATGCCGCGGCTGCGAGCTGTACAAGCGCGGCACCCAGACCGTGTTCGGGGCTGGTCCTGGCCACGCCCGGCTGATGCTGGTCGGAGAGCAGCCGGGTGAGCAGGAGGACGTGCAGGGGGCGCCCTTTGTTGGCCCCGCGGGCAAGATGCTTGACAGGGCACTGGAGCGCGCCGGGCTTGACCGGCAGCAACTCTACGTGACCAAAGCCGTCAAGCACTTCAAGTGGGAACCGCGCGGCAAGAGGCGCATACACTCGACCCCGCGCGAGAGCGAGGTCCGGTCCTGCCGCCCCTGGCTCGAGGCCGAGATCGGCGCTGTCCAGCCCGCGCTTATCGTCGCCCTGGGCTCGACAGCGGCGTCGGCCGTTTTCGGCCCCGGCGTCAGGGTGATGCGTGACCGGGGCCAGGTCCTCGACACGCGTTTCGGCGTGCCGGGCCTGGTGACCGTGCACCCTTCGGCCCTACTCCGTGCGCCGGACGAGGCCTCGCGTCAACAGGCTTTCGCGGCGCTGGTGCGTGACCTCGAGGTCGTGGTCGCGGTCCTCTCAGGTCTGGTGGAGAGATCCTGACAGACAGGAGTTAGATGGCCGCGAGTGGCCTGGCGGAGGCTGCGGTTAGAATTAGCGCAGACGCTCCGACGCCCAGACGGCCTCGACCAGGACACCGACATCCCGCGCTTTTCCTTCTTGCCTGGCATCGCAGTAGTTCTCGCCCTCGTGCTCACGGCGTGTGGCGGGCAGCAGCTCGCGCCCGGGTCGAACGAGGCGCCGGACGGTCCGGGGACGGCTGGGCCGGTAACGCGCTCTCCCGGGTCGGCTCTCGAGTCGGCGACGTCCACGGCAGGCGAACGGGTGCGGCTCAGCGTGAGTCAGTCAACGACAACGTATCCCGTCTACGGCAGCACGGGCGATGAGGTGCTCGCTTACATCGAGCGCTTCGGGCCGCTGGACGAGGACGGCCAGCGGGCCAGCGGCGTCACGAACTACAGCTCGCGGCTGGATTGGCGGCCGGGCGGCAACCCGCGAGCCTGTGCTATCGCCTCCATGACCATAGAGGTCGACCTGCGGGTGCTGCTCCCCGCGCTCGACGCATCGGCGCCGGTCCCAGCGGACGTGCGCTCGCGCTGGGCCGTCTTCGCCGCGGGCGTAGCTTCGCATGAGCAGAGGCACGTGGACATCTACCTGGCAGGCGTCCAGCGGATCAAGGAGCGCATGCTGGCGATCCCCCCGGCGAGCAGCTGCACGGCGCTGGAGGCGCAGGTGAACGAGGTCTGGGAGGGCGAGCAGCGCGCGCTCGATGAGGAGCAGGAGCGATTTCACGCCGAGGAGCGGCGCCGTGTCGAGGGCCTGCGAGCGCCCATTCGCGCCCAGATCGAGGCGGCGCGCGCGCGCCTGCAGTCGTTGGGAGACCAGATCAGCGGCGTGGACAGTTCGCTCTCGTCGCTGTCGGCCCAGCTCTCGGCCCTGCGCGATTTGCTGGCCGGCCTCACCAGCCAGCTCCAGGCTATCGAGAGCCGTTACCAGGGAGAGGCGTTGCCCTCAGACGTGTATCAGCAGTACCAGGCCTTGCGCGGCCAGTACAACGCGCTCATCCCGGGCTACAACACGCTCGTCGATAACTACAACTCGCTGCTCGGGACGCGGGCGGAACTGGTCAGGCAGGCGGAGGCGCTGCAGGGCCAGCTCAACGACCTTGTCGACGAGTTCAACTGGACGAGATAGGCACGTCGAGAGGGCCATCGCTCGGCCGCAACTCGGATTGCCGCCCGGATCAGGGCGCGCCTATAATCGGGCTGGAAGCGAGATGACGGGACAAAGGTTGGGGTCCTGAGTCTTTTTCAGCCCTACTCCGACGACCAGATATCGGCAGCTGTAAAGCGGGCGCGGCGCAACATCATCGAGATGATTTTCGCCGCGCAGAGCGGGCATCCCGGGGGCTCCCTGTCGGCCGTCGAGATACTTGCCGCCCTCTACCTGCGCGTGATGCGCCATGACCCGGAGCGACCGGACTGGCCCGACCGCGACCGCTTCGTGCTGAGCAAGGCCCACAGCGTCCCCGTGTTGTACGCGTTCCTGGCCGAGTGTGGCTATTTCCCGGCGGAAGAGCTGATGACGTTCCGGCGCATCAACAGCCGCCTCCAGGGCCACAGCAAGGTCAACACCGTACCTGGTGTCGAGATGTCGGGCGGATCGCTGGGCCAGGGGCTCTCGTACTCCATCGGTCAGTGCCTTGCAGCAAGGCTGGACGGACGGGACTACCGGGTCTACTGCCTTCTTGGCGACGGCGAACTGGATGAGGGGCAGGTCTGGGAGGCCGCCATGGCGGCCGCTCACCACCAGGTGTCCAACCTCACGGCGATCGTCGACCGTAACCACGTCCAGAACGACGGCTTTGGCGACTACGAGCGCGTTTCGGTCGACGGCCGGCCCGTCCCGGGCGGCTGGGTGCGGCCCGACGGGCACACCGTGAACATCATGAACCTGGAGCCTTTGGCGGATAAGTGGCGCGCCTTCGGCTGGCGGGTGCAGGAGGTCGATGGCCACGACGTCCACGCCCTGGTGGAGGCGCTGGAGCGCGCGAAGGGCAGCCTCGGAGGTCCGAGCGTGATCATCGCGCACACGGTAAAGGGCAAGGGCGTGAGCTTCATGGAGAACAACCCCGCCTTCCACGGCAAGGCCCCGAACCCGGAGGAGAGGGAGCGGGCGCTGGCGGAGATCGGCGTATGACGACGACGCAGCAACCGCCCGCCGCCACGCGAGAAGCCTTCGGCCCGACCCTGGTGCGTCTCGCCCAGGAAGGACTCGATATCGTGGTCTGCGACGCCGACCTCGGCGTCTCGACGACGGCGGCTACGTTCGGCAAGGCCTTCCCGCAGCGCTTCTTCACGCTGGGGCCGGCCGAGGCGAACATGATCGGCATCGCCGCCGGGCTCGCGGCCGAGGGCAAAGTCGCCTGGGCGAGCACTTTCGCCGTCTTCATGCCCGGACGATGCTTCGACCAGATCCGCGTGAGCGTCGCGCAGCCCAACCTCAATGTGAAGCTGTTCGCCAGTCACGGCGGGATATCGGTGGGCGAAGACGGCATCTCGGCCCAGGCGATCGAGGACCTTGCCCTGATGTGCTCGCTCCTGAACTTCACTGTCGTCGTGCCCGCGGACGTGAACGAGACGGCGAGCGCGGTCGAGGCGGCGTCGAGGGCGAAGGGACCGTTCTACATACGCGCCGGCCGTCCGAAGATCCCCGTCATCTATGAGCCCGGGCACAAAATCACCCTCGGCAAGGCAGACCGGCTGCGCGAGGGCCGCGACGTGACCATCGTCGCCAGCGGCATCATGGTGAAGATGGCCTTGGACGCGGCGGCGACGCTGGCGGAGAGAGGGATCGAGGCCAGGGTGCTGAATATGTCCACATTGCGCCCGCTGGACGGTGAGGCCCTGGAGAGGGCGGCGCGCGAGACAGGCGCCATCGTGACGGCCGAGGAGCACCTCGTGCACTGCGGGCTCGGAGCGCTGGTGGCGCAGCACCTGGCCGCGCGGGCGCCTGTGCCGATGGGCTTCGTGGGCATGAAAGACCGCTACGCAGAGTCCGGCAGGTGGGACGAGCTACTCCAGAAGTACGACCTCACTCCGGACGCCATCGTGCGCGAATGCGAGGCGGTGGTCCGGCGCAAGGCGTAGTCACGCTGCACTGACGGGGTAAGTCGGATGAGTAAGGGCTGGTCAGTAACTGACCAGCCCCTGTGCTGCGTGCGGGATGTCCCGCTACGTCTTGAAGGGCGGCTTTGTGCGGTCGAGCCAGAGGTGGATGGCCGTCTCCGTGCCGCCGCCATAGTTGGAGCCCGCGAGGAAGACACCGGCGTTGCCGACGCAGGGCCAGGTGAGGCTGAAACCGGCGGCCTGCCCGGGGAACGGCACCGCGTACATGGCCTTGGCCATGTACTGCTGGTAGCGCTTGGCGATCTCCTTGCGCTTCTCGGTATCGAATTCGCGCTTGATCTCCTCCAGTAGCTTCGTGACCTCGGGGTCTCCCGCTGTCGGGTTGCGGCCGCTGGGGTCGAAGCCCTTGAAGCGCGGGCCCTTGGGATGGAAGCGGGCGAACATGAAGTTGCCGACATCGGCGTCCGTGTTGTCCGCGCCAATGGCCATGCCTTCGAAGGCGCCCTTGCCGTAGTAGTAGTTGCTCAGCCAGACCGTCTGGTAGTCGGGATTGTTGACCTTGGTCTTGATGCCGACCTCGTTCAGGAAGCCGATCTGGATGTTGGCTTGGTCGACGAAGTTGCGGCCGTACTGGGAGGTGGAGATGTGGTAGATGGGTATCTCTGCCCCGTTGTAGCCGGCGGCGGAGATCAGCTTCTTCGCCTCGGCCGGGTCGTACCTGAAGTACTTGGCGTTGGCGCCGAAGGCCTTCTCGTCCTGCGGGTCCAGCCACCAGCCGTCAAGGCCGGAGGAGAGGTGGCTGTGCCAGCGCTTCGCGACAGGTAGACCGACGTCCTCGAACGCCTGGGTGTTGTAGATGGCCTCGATCCAGAGGTCGCGGTCATAAGACATCGCGACTGCCTGGCGCATGCGCTCGTCCCTGAAGGGCGAGTTGCCCTCGTATCCGAACCAGGAGTTGAACCACAGTAGGTTGAAGTTGCCCTGGAGCATCAGGAGCGCGGGGATGTCGCGCTTCGTCTGGAGGATGTCGGTGTCCTGCACGGCGAAGATGAAGACGTTGCCGGCACGGAATTGCGACAGCCCCGAAGCGTATTCGCTGACGATCGGCTGGTCGTACTTGTCGAGGAACGGGCGGTCTGTCCGGTACCAGTTCGGGTTTCGGGCCCAGGTGAAGCCCACCGACGGTTCGTACTTCTCCAGGAACCAGGCGCTCGAGCCGCGCATCTCCCGCCGCGGGTCAAAGCCGCCGTCCGCCTCCTTCGGAATTATGTAGAGGTCCGAAGTGGAGGACAGTCCCGCGAGGACACTGGAGTCCGGAGCGCCGAGCTTTACGACCAGAGTCCTCGAATCCGGAGCGGACATAGACTCGATCGGCGCGTCCGGGCTGGCCGCGCGCGCGAGATTGGCCCGATATGGCGATAGGTTCGCGTAGCGCTCCCAGGAGAAGACGATGTCCTCGGCGCTGACGGCCCGGCCGTTAGTCGGCGCCCTCGCATCCCACTTGGCGTTCGGGCGCAGCTTGAAGGTGATTTGGAGCTTGTCCCCCGAGACCTCCCAGCTCTCGGCGAGGTCGCCTTCGACATCGCGCGTCGAGGGTACCTTATAGCCGGGAATGTTCTTGAGGATGCGGCTATAGACCCAGCCGGCGGCGACCTGGGTGGTGAACGACTGCGAGGTCAACGGGTCAAAGGAGGTGACGTCGGAAGTCGTCAGGGACTGCATCGTGCCGCCGCGGACGGCTATGTTGGACGTGTCGACTCGCTCGCCGAGCAGGCCAGAGCTGTCCTTGGGTCCCTTATCGCCCGCGTCGTCGCCGCCGCCGCAGCCGACCAGGCCGATAGCAGCGGCGCCAGCCCCCGCCATGGCGACGCCCTGAATGGCCCTTCGCCTGCTGATGCTCGCAAGACGGAACCGCTCCCAATAGGACTCCCGCTTCATATGGCCCTCCTCCGCAAAACGCTGCAGTAATGCGCGAAACGTATGGGGCGATTCTACCCCTCGTTCAGAGTACGGCCTACGGTAGCGGGAAGATTTGCGACATGCCGGGGCCTGTCAGATGGCGCCCTCCGCCAGGGGATGCCCGGCGACGCGATAGTAGTGGCGTTCCATCAGAAGCATGTTCCGTTCCAGGTCGCCCTGCTGGCGTACCCTTTCCCGGTTCGGCTCCACGGCTCCGCGGCGCAGGACGTCGTCCGTAAGCGCGAGGTGGAGACTCGTGGCGAGAGCGTCGATGTCGCGCACCGGCACGCGCAGGCCGTTGACGCCATGAGTGATCCACCCGTCCTGGCTGGGCAGGTCCGAGACGACCGGAAAGGCGCCCGCGGTCATCGCCTCCATGGTGCTGAGGGGGAACGAATCGGACGACGGCACGGAGACGTAGACATGGGAGGCGTTTAGCAGCTCGCGCAGCCGTGCCTGGCTTGCCTGTCCGATGAAGGAGACGGAGAAGCCGAGGCCCAGGCCGGCAGCGAGGCGTTCCAGGCGCGGCCGCTGCGAGCCGTCGTTTGCCACGACGAGCCGGGCGGAGGGAAGTCGCCTCCGGAGGAGGGCGAACGCCCGCAGCACCACGTCGATGTTGTACAGGGGCTCGAGGGCGCGCGTGCTCGCCACCGTCGGCGGGCTGCTGTCGCGGCCGGCATTGACGCTGAGCAGTGGCGCGTCGAGCCAGTCCCGGTCCAGGCCGAGCCGGATCACCGCGGCCCGCTCGGCCGGCACGCCGAGGTGGACCGCCTCGCGCACCAGGGCGGGATCGTTGCCCGTGACCAGCGCCGCCCTCCGGAGGGCGTAGCGCGCAATCGCCGCGCCGGCCGGCGTCCGCGGCGCGTTGTAGAGGTCCGAGCCCCAGGCGCTCAAGACCAGTGGTTCGAATCCCGACATGGCGGCGTAGAAGCCATGCTCGACCACGTAGTGGGCGTGGAGGAGGTCGGGTTTGATCTCCGCCAGGAGGCGGCTCAGGCCCGCCCTTCGAAACCGCAGCGCATTAGCGAGCCGCATCAGGGAGGGCGGGATGCGGGAGGCGGCCCGGCGGACGGGGCCGCCCTCTCCCCGGGCGCCCGCGGGCCCGCGCTCCGAAGAGGCGAGGGCGTGTACCACGGCGCCCGGCAGCTCTCGCCCCGGTGGGTAATAGCTGATCGCGTGGACGTCATGGCCCCGGGCTATGAAGACCTTGATCCATCGCCAGGCGTGCGGTGAGTCGAAGTTGGCCAGCACGGCGAGGCGGAGGGGCCGCCCGGGGAGCTCGCCGGGCATCAGCCGGCTTCCAGTGAGGCCGGCGGGCTCTTGGAGCCGCCGCGCAAGCGGGACAACGTGGACCGCGCGCCTTCGACGAAGAGACCGACATCCGCGAGACGCGGCAGCACCGCATCCAGGGGCCGGCCGCCAGAGATGCGTCCGTAGGCCACAAGGGTCAGGACGAGGTTCGCGCAGTAGGCGATCGTGGAGGCGCCGGCAGCGCCCGCGACCCCGAAGGGCGGGATCAGCACCAGGTCGAGCGCCAGCGTCAGCGCCAGGGTCGCGGCCGAAATCCAGGTGTTGAGCATCGGCTTTCCCTGGCTGAACACGTAGGCGGACAGGACCTTGGCGCCGGACATCGCCACCGCCCCGGGTAACAGCCAGAGAAGCGGTTCCACGGACCCTTCGAACTCGTCGCCGAACACGAAGGGGACAGCAAAGGGAGATGCGGCCGCGACGGCGACGGCGCTGAGCGCGGTCACGAGCATGGTATTGCGGCAGACGAGGGGTGTGGCGCGAGCCGCATACTCAGGGTCGGACGAAGCCAGCTTGGGGATGAGGACCACGGCAACGGAATTCGCCACCAGCCAGAGCGCCTCGCTTACCGCGACACCGTTGGCATAGAGCCCGACTCCTGCAGAGCTCACGAAGAGCGCCACGAGATAGGAGTCCAGGCGATAATTCAGGGTCTGG
This genomic interval carries:
- a CDS encoding UdgX family uracil-DNA binding protein (This protein belongs to the uracil DNA glycosylase superfamily, members of which act in excision repair of DNA. However, it belongs more specifically to UdgX branch, whose founding member was found to bind uracil in DNA (where it does not belong), without cleaving it, appears to promote DNA repair by a pathway involving RecA, rather than base excision.), whose product is MQEQQETTAAPFVPPTGDLGELRAAAAGCRGCELYKRGTQTVFGAGPGHARLMLVGEQPGEQEDVQGAPFVGPAGKMLDRALERAGLDRQQLYVTKAVKHFKWEPRGKRRIHSTPRESEVRSCRPWLEAEIGAVQPALIVALGSTAASAVFGPGVRVMRDRGQVLDTRFGVPGLVTVHPSALLRAPDEASRQQAFAALVRDLEVVVAVLSGLVERS
- a CDS encoding ABC transporter substrate-binding protein — encoded protein: MKRESYWERFRLASISRRRAIQGVAMAGAGAAAIGLVGCGGGDDAGDKGPKDSSGLLGERVDTSNIAVRGGTMQSLTTSDVTSFDPLTSQSFTTQVAAGWVYSRILKNIPGYKVPSTRDVEGDLAESWEVSGDKLQITFKLRPNAKWDARAPTNGRAVSAEDIVFSWERYANLSPYRANLARAASPDAPIESMSAPDSRTLVVKLGAPDSSVLAGLSSTSDLYIIPKEADGGFDPRREMRGSSAWFLEKYEPSVGFTWARNPNWYRTDRPFLDKYDQPIVSEYASGLSQFRAGNVFIFAVQDTDILQTKRDIPALLMLQGNFNLLWFNSWFGYEGNSPFRDERMRQAVAMSYDRDLWIEAIYNTQAFEDVGLPVAKRWHSHLSSGLDGWWLDPQDEKAFGANAKYFRYDPAEAKKLISAAGYNGAEIPIYHISTSQYGRNFVDQANIQIGFLNEVGIKTKVNNPDYQTVWLSNYYYGKGAFEGMAIGADNTDADVGNFMFARFHPKGPRFKGFDPSGRNPTAGDPEVTKLLEEIKREFDTEKRKEIAKRYQQYMAKAMYAVPFPGQAAGFSLTWPCVGNAGVFLAGSNYGGGTETAIHLWLDRTKPPFKT
- a CDS encoding ABC transporter ATP-binding protein, with amino-acid sequence MNGEALLRIEARRRLKGFELDVHLVSDRGRTVIFGPSGSGKSMTLRAIAGVERLDAGVIEVCGSTLFDSARGIDLAPRARRVGYVPQGYALFPHMTVEENILYGAPERGAAGLAPRALLELTGLSGLEKRRPRELSGGQQQRVALARALASEPMLLLLDEPFSALDVALRRQLRDEVIDLQRRTHTPLLAVTHDLQDAFELGERIVVISQGRVLQQGSREDLFYRPVSKEVARLVGMRNLLEARVVGPCPGGIVVDWHGHRLEAETPERLAAGERVTLSVRPSQVMVRREEDAEGRHRNTIEGRLVEEVVTPEGYRLKFQPSGSGESIEIELSGYTYFRLGLDRRKEIEVSIRPDALHVIAG
- a CDS encoding glycosyltransferase, whose amino-acid sequence is MPGELPGRPLRLAVLANFDSPHAWRWIKVFIARGHDVHAISYYPPGRELPGAVVHALASSERGPAGARGEGGPVRRAASRIPPSLMRLANALRFRRAGLSRLLAEIKPDLLHAHYVVEHGFYAAMSGFEPLVLSAWGSDLYNAPRTPAGAAIARYALRRAALVTGNDPALVREAVHLGVPAERAAVIRLGLDRDWLDAPLLSVNAGRDSSPPTVASTRALEPLYNIDVVLRAFALLRRRLPSARLVVANDGSQRPRLERLAAGLGLGFSVSFIGQASQARLRELLNASHVYVSVPSSDSFPLSTMEAMTAGAFPVVSDLPSQDGWITHGVNGLRVPVRDIDALATSLHLALTDDVLRRGAVEPNRERVRQQGDLERNMLLMERHYYRVAGHPLAEGAI
- a CDS encoding transketolase C-terminal domain-containing protein; translation: MTTTQQPPAATREAFGPTLVRLAQEGLDIVVCDADLGVSTTAATFGKAFPQRFFTLGPAEANMIGIAAGLAAEGKVAWASTFAVFMPGRCFDQIRVSVAQPNLNVKLFASHGGISVGEDGISAQAIEDLALMCSLLNFTVVVPADVNETASAVEAASRAKGPFYIRAGRPKIPVIYEPGHKITLGKADRLREGRDVTIVASGIMVKMALDAAATLAERGIEARVLNMSTLRPLDGEALERAARETGAIVTAEEHLVHCGLGALVAQHLAARAPVPMGFVGMKDRYAESGRWDELLQKYDLTPDAIVRECEAVVRRKA
- a CDS encoding DUF922 domain-containing protein; protein product: MPGIAVVLALVLTACGGQQLAPGSNEAPDGPGTAGPVTRSPGSALESATSTAGERVRLSVSQSTTTYPVYGSTGDEVLAYIERFGPLDEDGQRASGVTNYSSRLDWRPGGNPRACAIASMTIEVDLRVLLPALDASAPVPADVRSRWAVFAAGVASHEQRHVDIYLAGVQRIKERMLAIPPASSCTALEAQVNEVWEGEQRALDEEQERFHAEERRRVEGLRAPIRAQIEAARARLQSLGDQISGVDSSLSSLSAQLSALRDLLAGLTSQLQAIESRYQGEALPSDVYQQYQALRGQYNALIPGYNTLVDNYNSLLGTRAELVRQAEALQGQLNDLVDEFNWTR
- a CDS encoding transketolase, with protein sequence MSAAVKRARRNIIEMIFAAQSGHPGGSLSAVEILAALYLRVMRHDPERPDWPDRDRFVLSKAHSVPVLYAFLAECGYFPAEELMTFRRINSRLQGHSKVNTVPGVEMSGGSLGQGLSYSIGQCLAARLDGRDYRVYCLLGDGELDEGQVWEAAMAAAHHQVSNLTAIVDRNHVQNDGFGDYERVSVDGRPVPGGWVRPDGHTVNIMNLEPLADKWRAFGWRVQEVDGHDVHALVEALERAKGSLGGPSVIIAHTVKGKGVSFMENNPAFHGKAPNPEERERALAEIGV